The genomic window CCGACGAGAGGTTCGCCGTATCCAACCAGGATCTTCAGCGCTTCGTTCGCCTGCAAAACTCCAATCACTCCCGGGAGCACGCCCAGGACACCGGCCTCACCTCAGGTGGGGGCCAGCTCGGGCGGCGGCGCCTCCGGGTGCATACACCGGTAGCACGGTCCCCCCTTCGCCGGCCAGAAGGTGCTTGCGTAGCCCTCGAAACGGTAGATCGAGCCGTAGATGCTCGGGATGCCGTACTTGTAGGCGGTCTCGTTGATCAGGTAGCGAGTGGAGAAGTTGTCGGTTGCGTCGAGCACCACGTCGTAGCCGGCGAAGACCTCGTCGACGTTGCCCGGCTCCAACCGCTCCTTGTAGACCTTGACGTTGACGTCCGGGTTGAGCTCGGTGATGGTCTTCCCGGCGCTTTCCGCCTTGTTCATCCCCACCTTGGCGGTGGAGTGGATGATCTGGCGCTGGAGGTTGTTGTCCTCGACGTCGTCCATGTCGACGATCCCCAGCGTGCCCACCCCGGCTGCGGCCAGATAGTAGAGGGCGGGAGAGCCCAGGCCCCCGGCGCCGATCACCAGCACCCTGCCCTGGGAGATCTTCTGCTGCCCGGCTTCGCCCACCTCGGGAAGGACGAAGTGGCGGGAGTAGCGGTCGGCCTGCTTGTCGGTCCAGACGATCGGCTCGACGACGGGGAGACCGGCGTCCTTCCAACCGGTGAACCCTCCGCTCATGTGGCGGACGTTGGTGTAGCCCATCTGCTTCAGGGTCTCCGAAGCAAACGCCGAGCGGTTGCCTCCGGCGCAGTAGACGATGAGCGGGGCGTCCTTGTCCGGAACCTTGGACTCCGCCTGGAACTCGAGGTATCCCCGTGCGACGTGGACGGCGTCGGGGAGATGGCCCCTGCGCCACTCGTCGGCTTCGCGGACGTCCACGAGCGTCACCTTTTCGGTGTCGTGAATTCGTTTGACGTCCTGAGGCTTGAGCGCCTCGGCTGCGGCTCGTGCCTGCTTGAGAA from Actinomycetota bacterium includes these protein-coding regions:
- the moeB gene encoding molybdopterin-synthase adenylyltransferase MoeB, translated to MTPTGQDLLKQARAAAEALKPQDVKRIHDTEKVTLVDVREADEWRRGHLPDAVHVARGYLEFQAESKVPDKDAPLIVYCAGGNRSAFASETLKQMGYTNVRHMSGGFTGWKDAGLPVVEPIVWTDKQADRYSRHFVLPEVGEAGQQKISQGRVLVIGAGGLGSPALYYLAAAGVGTLGIVDMDDVEDNNLQRQIIHSTAKVGMNKAESAGKTITELNPDVNVKVYKERLEPGNVDEVFAGYDVVLDATDNFSTRYLINETAYKYGIPSIYGSIYRFEGYASTFWPAKGGPCYRCMHPEAPPPELAPTUGEAGVLGVLPGVIGVLQANEALKILVGYGEPLVGRILTFDAQSTEFGELKLRKDPKCATCSVPPPAIKPVAVAS